From the Saccharobesus litoralis genome, one window contains:
- a CDS encoding aminotransferase class V-fold PLP-dependent enzyme yields MKTPDYILAFRQQFPLLVNNPELIYLDNAATTQKPQCLLDSISHFYSYLNANTHRANHQLASSATQQFELAREQVQHFINAKHSKEIIWTKGTTESINLLAQVLSQCDLLKTKGKEILVSQFEHHANLIPWQQVCQSLGLTLTVVEVENMDANSIIKRFAQHITEDTALVACTHVSNALGVRLPVEQIVELAKSHNAFSLIDGAQAINHHPIDVQVLDCDFYVFSAHKMYGATGLGVLYGKQAILEQLPPYQFGGEMVSQAQFHTATFNQLPHKFEAGTSNTEAVVAFGALLDWLTEQNRDKLHHYEQQLSQYLYKQLQQLDFVQIISPKTATGSIAFNLIDWHPADVGELLSQMNIAVRVGHHCAQPLMTKLGLSNGCIRASIAAYNTVEEINKLITGLQQIKEFE; encoded by the coding sequence ATGAAAACACCTGATTACATACTCGCGTTTCGCCAGCAATTCCCACTGTTAGTTAATAACCCAGAATTAATCTATCTGGATAACGCGGCGACGACCCAAAAACCTCAATGTTTATTAGATAGTATTTCACACTTTTATAGCTACTTGAACGCCAATACCCATCGTGCCAATCACCAGTTGGCCAGCAGTGCCACCCAACAATTTGAGTTGGCACGAGAACAAGTTCAGCATTTTATTAATGCTAAACACTCAAAAGAAATAATTTGGACTAAAGGCACCACTGAGAGCATTAATTTGCTGGCACAAGTTTTATCACAATGCGATCTACTTAAAACAAAAGGAAAAGAGATCCTTGTTAGCCAGTTTGAGCATCACGCGAACCTCATCCCCTGGCAACAAGTTTGTCAATCATTAGGCTTAACGCTAACCGTTGTTGAAGTCGAAAACATGGACGCCAATAGCATAATAAAGCGTTTTGCACAGCACATAACAGAAGACACGGCTCTCGTAGCCTGCACTCATGTTTCCAATGCTTTAGGTGTTCGTTTACCTGTAGAGCAAATTGTTGAGTTAGCCAAGTCACACAATGCTTTTAGTTTGATAGATGGTGCACAAGCGATCAATCATCATCCAATCGATGTGCAAGTTTTAGATTGTGACTTTTATGTATTTTCAGCCCACAAAATGTATGGCGCAACTGGGCTTGGTGTCCTGTATGGTAAACAAGCCATTTTAGAACAACTTCCTCCCTATCAATTTGGTGGTGAAATGGTTAGCCAAGCGCAATTCCACACGGCCACTTTCAATCAGTTACCGCATAAATTTGAAGCCGGAACCAGTAATACCGAAGCTGTCGTTGCCTTTGGTGCGTTATTAGACTGGTTGACTGAACAAAACAGAGACAAGCTACATCACTATGAACAGCAATTAAGCCAATATCTGTATAAACAACTACAACAGCTGGATTTTGTACAAATAATTAGCCCAAAGACAGCCACTGGCTCCATCGCATTTAATCTAATTGATTGGCACCCTGCTGATGTTGGTGAATTACTGTCACAGATGAATATAGCGGTCCGAGTGGGTCACCATTGCGCTCAGCCATTAATGACAAAGTTAGGTTTAAGTAACGGCTGTATACGAGCTTCCATTGCCGCATACAATACAGTAGAAGAGATAAATAAACTCATCACCGGCTTACAACAAATAAAAGAGTTTGAATAA
- a CDS encoding SufE family protein, whose translation MGSIQNNIGQMQAQFSQFNQWEDRYRFIMKSGKNLAPYPADKLNDDYLIDGCESRVWLNWKIQDNKLFIQATSEARIVKGLLWILITPIDQQPLTEIAELDLAAYFQSLGLTKHLSPSRGNGLLTIAKHIQQIAQQA comes from the coding sequence ATGGGGTCTATACAAAACAATATTGGCCAGATGCAAGCCCAATTTTCCCAATTTAATCAGTGGGAAGATAGGTATCGCTTTATCATGAAAAGTGGAAAAAATTTAGCGCCCTACCCAGCTGACAAGCTTAATGACGACTACTTAATAGACGGTTGTGAAAGCCGCGTATGGTTAAATTGGAAAATACAAGATAACAAATTATTCATTCAGGCAACGAGCGAAGCACGCATTGTTAAAGGGCTATTATGGATCTTAATTACGCCAATTGACCAACAACCTTTAACTGAAATAGCCGAGCTTGATTTAGCAGCTTACTTTCAAAGTTTAGGTTTAACTAAACACTTAAGTCCAAGTCGTGGCAATGGCCTGCTCACCATAGCCAAGCATATACAACAAATAGCACAACAAGCTTAA
- a CDS encoding proline--tRNA ligase, which produces MRTSQYVLSTLKETPSDAEVISHQLMLRAGMIRKLASGLYTWLPSGLKVLRKVERIVREEMDKAGALEVLMPVVQPADLWEESGRWEQFGPELLRINDRHERPFALGPTHEEVISELVRKEINSYKQLPINLYQIQTKFRDEVRPRFGVMRAREFTMKDAYSFHLSQDCLQKTYDAMFQAYCNVFDRLGLEYRAVIADTGSIGGSVSHEFHVLAESGEDAIVFSDGSDYAANIEKAECLMPSIERPAPSADVAKVATPNAHSIEEVSAFLKVDAQQTVKTLLVQGVNEEGEASGVVALVLRGDHELNEVKAEKIAGVFAPLTFATEEQIKQTANCEAGSIGPQGLSCPVIVDRSASVLADFVCGANETGFHLTGVNWLRDIETFEVADIRNIQEGDLSPCGQGKVSIKRGIEVGHIFQLGTKYSEAMNVGVLTESGKHEVLTMGCYGIGVSRIVAAAIEQNNDKWGIKWPQAIAPFQVVVLPMNMHKSHRIPDIAEKIYADLQAKGIEVIFDDRKERPGVMFADWELVGVSHTIVIGERNLDEGIVEYKCRTTGEKQSVKIDEIVDFVSAKIA; this is translated from the coding sequence ATGCGTACCAGCCAGTATGTTTTATCAACTTTAAAAGAAACCCCATCAGATGCCGAAGTCATTAGCCATCAGCTAATGCTACGAGCCGGTATGATCCGTAAATTAGCATCGGGTTTATACACTTGGTTACCCAGTGGTTTAAAAGTATTACGTAAAGTCGAGCGAATTGTTCGTGAAGAAATGGACAAAGCCGGCGCACTAGAAGTGTTAATGCCTGTTGTCCAACCTGCCGATTTATGGGAAGAGTCGGGTCGCTGGGAGCAATTTGGTCCCGAGCTATTGCGTATTAACGACAGACACGAACGCCCATTTGCTTTGGGTCCAACGCATGAAGAAGTGATTTCAGAATTAGTGCGCAAAGAAATTAATAGCTACAAACAGTTGCCGATTAATTTATATCAAATTCAAACTAAATTCCGTGACGAAGTCAGACCACGTTTTGGTGTGATGCGAGCTCGTGAATTTACTATGAAAGATGCCTACTCGTTCCATCTTTCACAGGACTGTTTGCAAAAAACCTACGATGCGATGTTCCAAGCTTACTGTAACGTATTTGACCGCTTAGGCTTAGAATATCGCGCGGTAATCGCCGATACTGGCTCTATTGGTGGCAGCGTTTCACACGAATTCCATGTACTCGCTGAGTCAGGCGAAGACGCCATTGTGTTCAGCGATGGTAGTGATTATGCAGCGAATATAGAAAAAGCCGAGTGCTTAATGCCAAGCATTGAACGCCCTGCTCCGTCTGCCGATGTTGCAAAAGTCGCGACGCCAAATGCCCATTCAATAGAAGAAGTCAGTGCATTCTTAAAAGTGGATGCGCAGCAAACCGTAAAAACATTATTGGTTCAGGGTGTTAACGAAGAAGGTGAAGCCAGTGGCGTTGTTGCACTTGTTTTACGCGGTGATCATGAATTAAATGAAGTTAAAGCTGAAAAAATTGCCGGTGTGTTTGCCCCGTTAACTTTTGCCACCGAAGAACAAATAAAACAAACCGCTAATTGCGAAGCGGGATCAATTGGTCCACAAGGTTTATCTTGCCCTGTTATCGTTGACCGTAGCGCAAGTGTATTAGCCGACTTTGTTTGTGGCGCTAATGAAACTGGCTTCCACCTAACGGGAGTCAACTGGTTACGAGATATTGAAACCTTCGAGGTTGCGGACATTCGCAATATCCAAGAAGGTGACTTAAGCCCATGCGGTCAAGGTAAAGTGTCGATAAAGCGCGGTATCGAAGTCGGACATATTTTCCAACTAGGTACAAAATACTCAGAAGCGATGAATGTTGGTGTGTTAACTGAGTCGGGTAAACACGAAGTATTAACCATGGGTTGTTACGGTATTGGTGTGTCACGCATTGTAGCTGCAGCAATTGAGCAGAATAACGATAAATGGGGTATCAAATGGCCACAAGCGATTGCACCTTTCCAAGTCGTTGTGTTGCCAATGAATATGCACAAATCACATCGCATACCCGATATTGCAGAAAAGATATATGCTGATCTACAAGCAAAAGGGATCGAAGTTATCTTTGATGACAGAAAAGAGCGCCCAGGTGTCATGTTTGCTGATTGGGAACTAGTAGGTGTAAGCCATACTATTGTCATTGGCGAACGTAACCTAGATGAAGGTATTGTCGAGTACAAATGCCGCACAACAGGTGAAAAGCAAAGCGTTAAAATTGACGAAATCGTCGACTTTGTGAGCGCTAAAATTGCCTAA
- a CDS encoding VOC family protein yields MKFNHVGIPVTESFEGEIDLPHLKMTVSDHENNPYGIQWQRYWKDAPYPELVKTVPHVAFVVDNLDEELEGKKVIIKPNSPSDGLRVAFIEVNGAPVELMEYS; encoded by the coding sequence ATGAAGTTTAATCATGTGGGAATTCCCGTAACAGAGAGTTTTGAAGGTGAAATCGACTTACCTCATCTAAAAATGACGGTATCTGATCATGAAAATAATCCTTATGGGATTCAGTGGCAGCGTTACTGGAAGGATGCCCCTTATCCAGAGTTGGTTAAAACAGTACCCCACGTAGCATTCGTGGTAGATAATTTAGATGAAGAGCTTGAAGGGAAGAAGGTTATTATTAAGCCTAACTCTCCAAGTGATGGTTTGCGTGTTGCTTTTATCGAAGTAAATGGCGCTCCTGTTGAGCTCATGGAATATTCGTAA
- a CDS encoding transposase, whose translation MATARRSQICLEETQYYHCISRCVRRAFLCGNDKFTTKNFDHRKGWIVKRIKQLASIFAIDIAAYAVMSNHYHLVLHVNREKALAWEDQTVLKQWTLLCKPKPVVERWLTGKI comes from the coding sequence ATGGCAACCGCACGACGCTCGCAAATTTGTTTAGAGGAAACCCAATATTATCACTGCATATCACGCTGTGTGCGCCGCGCGTTTTTATGCGGCAATGACAAATTCACCACTAAAAACTTTGACCATCGTAAAGGCTGGATAGTCAAGCGCATCAAACAACTAGCCAGTATCTTTGCCATTGATATTGCGGCTTATGCCGTTATGAGCAACCACTATCATCTCGTACTGCATGTTAACCGCGAAAAAGCTTTAGCATGGGAAGACCAAACCGTATTAAAACAATGGACATTACTGTGTAAACCTAAACCTGTTGTTGAGCGCT